The Apteryx mantelli isolate bAptMan1 chromosome Z, bAptMan1.hap1, whole genome shotgun sequence genome has a segment encoding these proteins:
- the MIER3 gene encoding mesoderm induction early response protein 3 isoform X3 — protein MLVHDYDDERTLEEEEMMEESKNFSSEIEDLEKEGNMPLEDLLAFYGYEPTIPVIAGSSADSSPSELADELPDMTLDKEEIAKDLLSGDDEETQSSADDLTPSVTSHEATDFFPRPLRSNTTCDGDKESDGEDVEADNGNSSEDLRKEIMVGSQYQAEIPPYLGRYSDDEKACENEDHLLWKPDVISESKVKEYLFETSLRTGNEKMIGRIPEGIHTRDNEQALYELLKSSHNVKEAIERYCSNGKASQEEMTVWTEEECRSFEHALLIYGKDFHLIQKNKVRTRTVAECVAFYYMWKKSERYDYFAQQTRFGKKRYNHHPGVTDYMDRLVDEAEALGGAVHSSTLTSNNRTESIPDQQLSILNSITANELTALTNSVATVCHTSDVNCLDDAFPPMDSLPRAPVNHVPVGTEELLNLPSNGESDCFNLFETGFYHSELNPMNMCSEESERPAKRLKMGIAVPESFMNDVSVNNLGVDFENHTHHITSAKMAVSVADFSSLSANETNGFINTHTLHQHTALHSE, from the exons ATGCTGGTACATGATTATGATGATGAACGAACTCTTGAAGAAGAGGAAATgatggaagaaagcaaaaatttCAGCTCTGAAATTGAAGATTTAGAAAAG GAAGGAAACATGCCACTGGAAGATTTACTGGCATTCTATGGCTATGAACCCACGATTCCAGTTATAGCAGGTTCCAGTGCAGATAGCTCTCCAAGTGAACTTGCAGATGAACTTCCAGATATGACTCTAGATAAA GAGGAAATAGCCAAAGACCTCTTGTCGGGTGATGATGAAGAAACACAATCCTCTGCTGATGACTTGACACCATCGGTTACTTCACACGAGGCTACTGACTTCTTTCCTCGACCGTTAAGAT CAAACACTACATGTGATGGAGATAAGGAATCAGATGGTGAAGATGTGGAGGCGGACAATGGCAATTCATCTGAAGATCTGAGAAAG GAAATAATGGTTGGTTCTCAGTATCAGGCTGAAATTCCACCTTACCTTGGCAGATACAGTGATGATGAAAAGG CCTGTGAAAATGAAGACCATTTACTTTGGAAACCTGATGTGATCTCAGAAAGCAAAGTTAAGGAATACCTTTTTGAAACCTCTTTAAGAACAGGAAATGAGAAAATGATTGGCAGAATTCCTGAAGGAATACATACACGGGACAATGAACAA GCACTCTATGAACTTCTCAAAAGTAGCCATAATGTTAAAGAAGCAATTGAGAGATACTGCTCAAATGGAAAGGCATCTCAGG AAGAGATGACAGTATGGACAGAAGAAGAATGCAGAAGCTTTGAACATGCACTTCTGATTTATGGAAAAGACTTTCATCTcatacagaaaaacaaa GTAAGAACCAGAACAGTTGCTGAGTGTGTGGCTTTTTACTACATGTGGAAAAAGTCAGAACGTTATGATTACTTTGCTCAGCAAACAAGATTTGGAAAGAAGAGATACAACCATCATCCAGGAGTTAC GGACTACATGGATCGCTTGGTAGATGAAGCAGAAGCGCTTGGTGGAGCAGTACACTCTTCAACCTTAACGTCTAATAATAGAACAGAGTCCATCCCTGATCAGCAGCTAAGCATTCTGAACTCTATCACTGCCAATGAGTTGACAg CATTGACCAATAGTGTAGCTACAGTCTGCCACACTTCTGATGTCAACTGCCTGGATGATGCCTTTCCTCCTATGGACAGCTTACCCCGAGCACCAGTTAATCATGTGCCTGTTGGAACAGAAGAATTGCTTAACTTGCCAAGCAATGGTGAAAGtgattgttttaatttatttgagACTGGCTTTTATCATTCGGAGCTTAACCCAATGAACATGTGCAGTGAGGAGTCAGAAAGACCTGCAAAGAGATTGAAAATGGGAATTGCTGTCCCAGAATCTTTCATGAATGATGTCTCTGTAAATAACCTTGGTGTGGACTTTGAGAACCACACACATCATATTACCAGTGCCAAAATGGCTGTCTCAGTGGCTGACTTCAGCAGTCTATCTGCAAATGAGACAAATGGTTTTATCAACACCCACACTCTACACCAACATACCGCCCTTCACTCAGAATGA
- the MIER3 gene encoding mesoderm induction early response protein 3 isoform X2, translating into MAEASFGSSSPVGSLSSEDHDFDPSAEMLVHDYDDERTLEEEEMMEESKNFSSEIEDLEKEGNMPLEDLLAFYGYEPTIPVIAGSSADSSPSELADELPDMTLDKEEIAKDLLSGDDEETQSSADDLTPSVTSHEATDFFPRPLRSNTTCDGDKESDGEDVEADNGNSSEDLRKEIMVGSQYQAEIPPYLGRYSDDEKACENEDHLLWKPDVISESKVKEYLFETSLRTGNEKMIGRIPEGIHTRDNEQALYELLKSSHNVKEAIERYCSNGKASQEMTVWTEEECRSFEHALLIYGKDFHLIQKNKVRTRTVAECVAFYYMWKKSERYDYFAQQTRFGKKRYNHHPGVTDYMDRLVDEAEALGGAVHSSTLTSNNRTESIPDQQLSILNSITANELTALTNSVATVCHTSDVNCLDDAFPPMDSLPRAPVNHVPVGTEELLNLPSNGESDCFNLFETGFYHSELNPMNMCSEESERPAKRLKMGIAVPESFMNDVSVNNLGVDFENHTHHITSAKMAVSVADFSSLSANETNGFINTHTLHQHTALHSE; encoded by the exons ATGGCGGAG GCGTCCTTCGGGAGCTCGAGCCCAG TTGGCTCTTTATCCTCTGAGGATCATGACTTTGACCCTTCTGCTGAAATGCTGGTACATGATTATGATGATGAACGAACTCTTGAAGAAGAGGAAATgatggaagaaagcaaaaatttCAGCTCTGAAATTGAAGATTTAGAAAAG GAAGGAAACATGCCACTGGAAGATTTACTGGCATTCTATGGCTATGAACCCACGATTCCAGTTATAGCAGGTTCCAGTGCAGATAGCTCTCCAAGTGAACTTGCAGATGAACTTCCAGATATGACTCTAGATAAA GAGGAAATAGCCAAAGACCTCTTGTCGGGTGATGATGAAGAAACACAATCCTCTGCTGATGACTTGACACCATCGGTTACTTCACACGAGGCTACTGACTTCTTTCCTCGACCGTTAAGAT CAAACACTACATGTGATGGAGATAAGGAATCAGATGGTGAAGATGTGGAGGCGGACAATGGCAATTCATCTGAAGATCTGAGAAAG GAAATAATGGTTGGTTCTCAGTATCAGGCTGAAATTCCACCTTACCTTGGCAGATACAGTGATGATGAAAAGG CCTGTGAAAATGAAGACCATTTACTTTGGAAACCTGATGTGATCTCAGAAAGCAAAGTTAAGGAATACCTTTTTGAAACCTCTTTAAGAACAGGAAATGAGAAAATGATTGGCAGAATTCCTGAAGGAATACATACACGGGACAATGAACAA GCACTCTATGAACTTCTCAAAAGTAGCCATAATGTTAAAGAAGCAATTGAGAGATACTGCTCAAATGGAAAGGCATCTCAGG AGATGACAGTATGGACAGAAGAAGAATGCAGAAGCTTTGAACATGCACTTCTGATTTATGGAAAAGACTTTCATCTcatacagaaaaacaaa GTAAGAACCAGAACAGTTGCTGAGTGTGTGGCTTTTTACTACATGTGGAAAAAGTCAGAACGTTATGATTACTTTGCTCAGCAAACAAGATTTGGAAAGAAGAGATACAACCATCATCCAGGAGTTAC GGACTACATGGATCGCTTGGTAGATGAAGCAGAAGCGCTTGGTGGAGCAGTACACTCTTCAACCTTAACGTCTAATAATAGAACAGAGTCCATCCCTGATCAGCAGCTAAGCATTCTGAACTCTATCACTGCCAATGAGTTGACAg CATTGACCAATAGTGTAGCTACAGTCTGCCACACTTCTGATGTCAACTGCCTGGATGATGCCTTTCCTCCTATGGACAGCTTACCCCGAGCACCAGTTAATCATGTGCCTGTTGGAACAGAAGAATTGCTTAACTTGCCAAGCAATGGTGAAAGtgattgttttaatttatttgagACTGGCTTTTATCATTCGGAGCTTAACCCAATGAACATGTGCAGTGAGGAGTCAGAAAGACCTGCAAAGAGATTGAAAATGGGAATTGCTGTCCCAGAATCTTTCATGAATGATGTCTCTGTAAATAACCTTGGTGTGGACTTTGAGAACCACACACATCATATTACCAGTGCCAAAATGGCTGTCTCAGTGGCTGACTTCAGCAGTCTATCTGCAAATGAGACAAATGGTTTTATCAACACCCACACTCTACACCAACATACCGCCCTTCACTCAGAATGA
- the MIER3 gene encoding mesoderm induction early response protein 3 isoform X1, whose amino-acid sequence MAEASFGSSSPVGSLSSEDHDFDPSAEMLVHDYDDERTLEEEEMMEESKNFSSEIEDLEKEGNMPLEDLLAFYGYEPTIPVIAGSSADSSPSELADELPDMTLDKEEIAKDLLSGDDEETQSSADDLTPSVTSHEATDFFPRPLRSNTTCDGDKESDGEDVEADNGNSSEDLRKEIMVGSQYQAEIPPYLGRYSDDEKACENEDHLLWKPDVISESKVKEYLFETSLRTGNEKMIGRIPEGIHTRDNEQALYELLKSSHNVKEAIERYCSNGKASQEEMTVWTEEECRSFEHALLIYGKDFHLIQKNKVRTRTVAECVAFYYMWKKSERYDYFAQQTRFGKKRYNHHPGVTDYMDRLVDEAEALGGAVHSSTLTSNNRTESIPDQQLSILNSITANELTALTNSVATVCHTSDVNCLDDAFPPMDSLPRAPVNHVPVGTEELLNLPSNGESDCFNLFETGFYHSELNPMNMCSEESERPAKRLKMGIAVPESFMNDVSVNNLGVDFENHTHHITSAKMAVSVADFSSLSANETNGFINTHTLHQHTALHSE is encoded by the exons ATGGCGGAG GCGTCCTTCGGGAGCTCGAGCCCAG TTGGCTCTTTATCCTCTGAGGATCATGACTTTGACCCTTCTGCTGAAATGCTGGTACATGATTATGATGATGAACGAACTCTTGAAGAAGAGGAAATgatggaagaaagcaaaaatttCAGCTCTGAAATTGAAGATTTAGAAAAG GAAGGAAACATGCCACTGGAAGATTTACTGGCATTCTATGGCTATGAACCCACGATTCCAGTTATAGCAGGTTCCAGTGCAGATAGCTCTCCAAGTGAACTTGCAGATGAACTTCCAGATATGACTCTAGATAAA GAGGAAATAGCCAAAGACCTCTTGTCGGGTGATGATGAAGAAACACAATCCTCTGCTGATGACTTGACACCATCGGTTACTTCACACGAGGCTACTGACTTCTTTCCTCGACCGTTAAGAT CAAACACTACATGTGATGGAGATAAGGAATCAGATGGTGAAGATGTGGAGGCGGACAATGGCAATTCATCTGAAGATCTGAGAAAG GAAATAATGGTTGGTTCTCAGTATCAGGCTGAAATTCCACCTTACCTTGGCAGATACAGTGATGATGAAAAGG CCTGTGAAAATGAAGACCATTTACTTTGGAAACCTGATGTGATCTCAGAAAGCAAAGTTAAGGAATACCTTTTTGAAACCTCTTTAAGAACAGGAAATGAGAAAATGATTGGCAGAATTCCTGAAGGAATACATACACGGGACAATGAACAA GCACTCTATGAACTTCTCAAAAGTAGCCATAATGTTAAAGAAGCAATTGAGAGATACTGCTCAAATGGAAAGGCATCTCAGG AAGAGATGACAGTATGGACAGAAGAAGAATGCAGAAGCTTTGAACATGCACTTCTGATTTATGGAAAAGACTTTCATCTcatacagaaaaacaaa GTAAGAACCAGAACAGTTGCTGAGTGTGTGGCTTTTTACTACATGTGGAAAAAGTCAGAACGTTATGATTACTTTGCTCAGCAAACAAGATTTGGAAAGAAGAGATACAACCATCATCCAGGAGTTAC GGACTACATGGATCGCTTGGTAGATGAAGCAGAAGCGCTTGGTGGAGCAGTACACTCTTCAACCTTAACGTCTAATAATAGAACAGAGTCCATCCCTGATCAGCAGCTAAGCATTCTGAACTCTATCACTGCCAATGAGTTGACAg CATTGACCAATAGTGTAGCTACAGTCTGCCACACTTCTGATGTCAACTGCCTGGATGATGCCTTTCCTCCTATGGACAGCTTACCCCGAGCACCAGTTAATCATGTGCCTGTTGGAACAGAAGAATTGCTTAACTTGCCAAGCAATGGTGAAAGtgattgttttaatttatttgagACTGGCTTTTATCATTCGGAGCTTAACCCAATGAACATGTGCAGTGAGGAGTCAGAAAGACCTGCAAAGAGATTGAAAATGGGAATTGCTGTCCCAGAATCTTTCATGAATGATGTCTCTGTAAATAACCTTGGTGTGGACTTTGAGAACCACACACATCATATTACCAGTGCCAAAATGGCTGTCTCAGTGGCTGACTTCAGCAGTCTATCTGCAAATGAGACAAATGGTTTTATCAACACCCACACTCTACACCAACATACCGCCCTTCACTCAGAATGA